One part of the Oncorhynchus clarkii lewisi isolate Uvic-CL-2024 chromosome 7, UVic_Ocla_1.0, whole genome shotgun sequence genome encodes these proteins:
- the LOC139413377 gene encoding PHD finger protein 20-like isoform X3: MMSKTPPNRRGITFEVGATLEARDTLKNWYPANIEKIDYSDEKILIHYRQWSHRYDEWFDWTSPYLRPVERIQLRRQGLLDDDPIPGFHVNDKVLASWSDCRFYPAKVLAVNKDASYTVKFYDGVVQTVKGIHVKPFVRERGGGKTRSAERNGVRKHQNGRERRPQENIPKNKRARRSTSDLEGDSETEDNNEVDEWDKREGQEKTKRKDGEVDVTKESPPAIKQEEHTEQHAGQNDLRDHMTATVGPNGVKVEEDRGQKVEEDRGQKVEEDRGQSEERSTHNLNGGIKEVEMETEYTVLSSPNEPKSSTESPNQMSTLTGPVSIPLPSALSTNDGVEQKAASQPESSKSAPLDLPVKPIRKQGFHNPNRFSREPLYRVIKNQPPPVLSINLDHNPFKCSAVGCTKSFRKAKLLHYHMKYYHGEDQQLEDDLSPTRSVQTQASEKHPFPTTLESPKRRRTISASMHSTVHSPIRTPPSPRSEAKTMSRRRSVPPAVSTEPTQSQQQRALLREKSKENQLDRNGQRPVATETFMSSGMDLGLVKERDRLKDKKQTDFLRVKLKKKKKKKKAKSDEDSISDWSTDSCGWSDDEQGAELDVTTPPLNLGSVALETGAQEIVRCVCEVGEENDFMIQCEECLCWQHGTCMGLLEENVPDKYACYVCRDPPGQRQSLRYWYDRDWLSRGHMYGLSFLDENYSHQNAKKIAATHQLLGDVHRVVEVLNGLQLKMSILHTQTHPDLRLWCQPWKRAERPWRRDGSGTGTDAAPSPAPTDEGSERDHKSLARGGAEALMSAAMEKLSRASSSAFSPYQSFQDSYIMSEHCYQKPRAYYPAVEQRLVVETTRRGSELEDSLRSTEDLLEREQRYGGMLETARPKAHTHLNTHTKGSDVGRWGQAEVKMEGGDGDGSSQQHQWQINLLDHIDAVQEEVTHRMDFIERELDVLESWLDYTGELEPPEPLARLPQLKHSMKLLLTELAKVQQIALCCST; encoded by the exons ATGATGAGCAAGACACCCCCTAACAGAAGAGGGATAACCTTTGAGGTGGGAGCAACACTAGAGGCCAGAGACACCCTCAAAAACTG GTATCCGGCCAACATAGAGAAGATTGACTATAGTGATGAGAAGATCCTGATCCACTACCGTCAGTGGAGCCACCGCTATGATGAGTGGTTTGACTGGACCAGCCCCTACCTGAGACCTGTAGAGAGAATCCAGCTGAGACGACAGGGACTGCTGGACGACGATCCTATCCCT GGATTTCATGTGAATGACAAGGTCCTCGCCAGTTGGTCTGATTGCCGCTTCTACCCTGCCAAGGTCTTAGCAGTCAATAAAGATG CATCTTACACCGTGAAGTTTTATGATGGAGTCGTCCAGACAGTGAAGGGGATCCACGTGAAGCCTTTTGTCAGAGAG agaggaggagggaagactCGGTCTGCTGAGAGGAATGGAGTCAGGAAGCACCAGAATGGCAGAGAACGGAGGCCTCAGGAAAACATCCCCAAGAATAAAAGGGCCAGACGCAGTACCTCTGAcctggagggagacagtgagactGAGGATAATAATGAGGTTGATGAATGGGAcaagagggagggacaggagaAGACCAAGAGGAAGGACGGTGAGGTGGACGTCACCAAAGAGAGTCCACCCGCGATTAAGCAGGAGGAGCATACAGAGCAGCATGCAGGACAGAACGACCTCCGGGATCACATGACAGCCACTGTGGGCCCAAACGGAGTGAAGGTGGAAGAAGACCGAGGACAGAAGGTGGAAGAAGACAGAGGACAGAAGGTGGAAGAAGACCGAGGACAGAGTGAGGAGAGGTCTACTCATAATTTAAATGGAGGGATAAAAGAGGTGGAAATGGAAACTGAGTACACAGTCCTGAGCTCACCAAATGAACCTAAGTCATCCACTGAGTCACCCAATCAGATGTCAACACTGACAGGGCCAGTGTCTATCCCATTACCCTCAGCTTTGTCCACCAATGACGGAGTGGAGCAGAAGGCAGCGAGCCAACCGGAGAGCTCAAAATCTGCACCACTGGACCTCCCAGTGAAAC CAATAAGGAAGCAGGGTTTTCACAACCCCAACAGATTCagcagagagccat TGTACAGAGTGATCAAAAACCAGCCTCCCCCAGTCCTGTCCATCAACTTGGACCACAACCCGTTTAAATGCAGCGCTGTGGGTTGCACCAAGTCGTTCCGCAAGGCCAAGCTGCTTCACTACCACATGAAGTACTACCACGGAGAGGACCAGCAGCTAGAGGATGACCTCAGCCCCACCAGGAGCGTCCAGACGCAGGCCTCAGAGAAGCACCCCTTCCCTACCACTCTGGAGAGTCCTAAGAGGAGACGCACCATCTCTGCCTCAATGC ACTCCACTGTGCACAGTCCTATCAGAACTCCCCCGTCTCCACGTAGTGAGGCAAAGACAATGAGCAGACGCAGGTCAGTGCCACCTGCTGTCAGCACAGAGCCAACACAGAGCCAGCAGCAGAGGGCGCTGCTGAGGGAGAAGAGCAAAGAGAACCAACTGGACAGGAATGGCCAGAGACCGGTGGCGACAGAGACGTTTATGAGCAGTGGCATGGACTTAG GATTGGTGAAAGAACGAGACCGGCTGAAGGATAAGAAACAAACGGACTTCCTTCGCGTTAAactgaagaaaaagaagaagaaaaagaaggccAAGTCTG ATGAGGATAGCATCAGTGATTGGTCAACTGACAGCTGTGGGTGGAGTGATGATGAGCAGGGGGCGGAGCTGGACGTCACTACTCCACCCCTGAATCTGGGCTCTGTTGCCTTGGAGACGGGCGCTCAGGAGATTGTGCGTTGCGTCTGTGAGGTGGGAGAGGAAAACGATTTCATGATACAG TGTGAGGAGTGTCTGTGCTGGCAGCATGGCACCTGCATGGGCCTCCTGGAGGAGAACGTCCCTGACAAATACGCTTGCTACGTCTGCCGAGACCCACCAG GTCAGAGGCAGAGCCTGCGGTACTGGTATGATCGTGATTGGCTGAGCAGGGGTCACATGTACGGTCTGTCCTTCCTGGATGAAAACTACTCCCACCAGAATGCAAAGAAGATTGCAGCTACACACCAGTTACTAGGAGACGTCCACCGTGTGGTAGAGGTGCTCAATGGCCTGCAGCTCAAGATGAGCATCCTACA TACCCAAACCCACCCGGACTTGCGGCTGTGGTGCCAGCCCTGGAAGCGGGCAGAGAGGCCCTGGAGGAGAGACGGCTCGGGGACGGGCACTGACGCAGCACCGTCTCCAGCGCCAACAGACGAGGGCTCAGAGAGGGACCACAAGAGTCTTGCGCGTGGGGGAGCAGAAGCTCTGATGTCAGCCGCCATGGAGAAGCTCAGTCGAGCCTCCTCTTCCGCCTTCTCGCCATACCAGTCGTTCCAGGACTCGTACATTATGAGTGAGCACTGCTACCAGAAGCCGCGGGCGTACTACCCTGCGGTGGAGCAGAGGCTGGTTGTGGAGACCACACGGAGGGGCTCTGAGCTGGAGGACAGCCTGAGGAGTACTGAGGACCTCCTGGAGAGAGAGCAGCGCTATGGAGGCATGCTAGAGACAGCCAGGCCCAAAGcccacacacacctgaacacacacaccaag GGTTCAGATGTTGGTCGCTGGGGCCAGGCCGAGgtgaagatggagggaggggacggAGACGGCAGTAGCCAACAGCACCAGTGGCAGATCAACCTGCTGGATCACATAGATGCCGTACAGGAAGAGGTCACTCACAGGATGGACTTCATTGAGAGGGAGCTGGATG TGTTGGAGAGTTGGCTGGACTACACAGGGGAGCTGGAGCCCCCAGAGCCTCTGGCCCGCCTGCCTCAGCTTAAACACAGCATGAAGCTGCTGCTAACAGAGCTGGCTAAGGTGCAGCAGATTGCCCTGTGTTGCTCCACATGA
- the LOC139413377 gene encoding PHD finger protein 20-like isoform X2, with amino-acid sequence MEYAQSLYTKEVDVGMMSKTPPNRRGITFEVGATLEARDTLKNWYPANIEKIDYSDEKILIHYRQWSHRYDEWFDWTSPYLRPVERIQLRRQGLLDDDPIPGFHVNDKVLASWSDCRFYPAKVLAVNKDASYTVKFYDGVVQTVKGIHVKPFVRERGGGKTRSAERNGVRKHQNGRERRPQENIPKNKRARRSTSDLEGDSETEDNNEVDEWDKREGQEKTKRKDGEVDVTKESPPAIKQEEHTEQHAGQNDLRDHMTATVGPNGVKVEEDRGQKVEEDRGQKVEEDRGQSEERSTHNLNGGIKEVEMETEYTVLSSPNEPKSSTESPNQMSTLTGPVSIPLPSALSTNDGVEQKAASQPESSKSAPLDLPVKPIRKQGFHNPNRFSREPLYRVIKNQPPPVLSINLDHNPFKCSAVGCTKSFRKAKLLHYHMKYYHGEDQQLEDDLSPTRSVQTQASEKHPFPTTLESPKRRRTISASMHSTVHSPIRTPPSPRSEAKTMSRRRSVPPAVSTEPTQSQQQRALLREKSKENQLDRNGQRPVATETFMSSGMDLGLVKERDRLKDKKQTDFLRVKLKKKKKKKKAKSDEDSISDWSTDSCGWSDDEQGAELDVTTPPLNLGSVALETGAQEIVRCVCEVGEENDFMIQCEECLCWQHGTCMGLLEENVPDKYACYVCRDPPGQRQSLRYWYDRDWLSRGHMYGLSFLDENYSHQNAKKIAATHQLLGDVHRVVEVLNGLQLKMSILHTQTHPDLRLWCQPWKRAERPWRRDGSGTGTDAAPSPAPTDEGSERDHKSLARGGAEALMSAAMEKLSRASSSAFSPYQSFQDSYIMSEHCYQKPRAYYPAVEQRLVVETTRRGSELEDSLRSTEDLLEREQRYGGMLETARPKAHTHLNTHTKGSDVGRWGQAEVKMEGGDGDGSSQQHQWQINLLDHIDAVQEEVTHRMDFIERELDVLESWLDYTGELEPPEPLARLPQLKHSMKLLLTELAKVQQIALCCST; translated from the exons ATGGAATATGCTCAAAGTCTCTACACAAAG GAGGTGGATGTGGGCATGATGAGCAAGACACCCCCTAACAGAAGAGGGATAACCTTTGAGGTGGGAGCAACACTAGAGGCCAGAGACACCCTCAAAAACTG GTATCCGGCCAACATAGAGAAGATTGACTATAGTGATGAGAAGATCCTGATCCACTACCGTCAGTGGAGCCACCGCTATGATGAGTGGTTTGACTGGACCAGCCCCTACCTGAGACCTGTAGAGAGAATCCAGCTGAGACGACAGGGACTGCTGGACGACGATCCTATCCCT GGATTTCATGTGAATGACAAGGTCCTCGCCAGTTGGTCTGATTGCCGCTTCTACCCTGCCAAGGTCTTAGCAGTCAATAAAGATG CATCTTACACCGTGAAGTTTTATGATGGAGTCGTCCAGACAGTGAAGGGGATCCACGTGAAGCCTTTTGTCAGAGAG agaggaggagggaagactCGGTCTGCTGAGAGGAATGGAGTCAGGAAGCACCAGAATGGCAGAGAACGGAGGCCTCAGGAAAACATCCCCAAGAATAAAAGGGCCAGACGCAGTACCTCTGAcctggagggagacagtgagactGAGGATAATAATGAGGTTGATGAATGGGAcaagagggagggacaggagaAGACCAAGAGGAAGGACGGTGAGGTGGACGTCACCAAAGAGAGTCCACCCGCGATTAAGCAGGAGGAGCATACAGAGCAGCATGCAGGACAGAACGACCTCCGGGATCACATGACAGCCACTGTGGGCCCAAACGGAGTGAAGGTGGAAGAAGACCGAGGACAGAAGGTGGAAGAAGACAGAGGACAGAAGGTGGAAGAAGACCGAGGACAGAGTGAGGAGAGGTCTACTCATAATTTAAATGGAGGGATAAAAGAGGTGGAAATGGAAACTGAGTACACAGTCCTGAGCTCACCAAATGAACCTAAGTCATCCACTGAGTCACCCAATCAGATGTCAACACTGACAGGGCCAGTGTCTATCCCATTACCCTCAGCTTTGTCCACCAATGACGGAGTGGAGCAGAAGGCAGCGAGCCAACCGGAGAGCTCAAAATCTGCACCACTGGACCTCCCAGTGAAAC CAATAAGGAAGCAGGGTTTTCACAACCCCAACAGATTCagcagagagccat TGTACAGAGTGATCAAAAACCAGCCTCCCCCAGTCCTGTCCATCAACTTGGACCACAACCCGTTTAAATGCAGCGCTGTGGGTTGCACCAAGTCGTTCCGCAAGGCCAAGCTGCTTCACTACCACATGAAGTACTACCACGGAGAGGACCAGCAGCTAGAGGATGACCTCAGCCCCACCAGGAGCGTCCAGACGCAGGCCTCAGAGAAGCACCCCTTCCCTACCACTCTGGAGAGTCCTAAGAGGAGACGCACCATCTCTGCCTCAATGC ACTCCACTGTGCACAGTCCTATCAGAACTCCCCCGTCTCCACGTAGTGAGGCAAAGACAATGAGCAGACGCAGGTCAGTGCCACCTGCTGTCAGCACAGAGCCAACACAGAGCCAGCAGCAGAGGGCGCTGCTGAGGGAGAAGAGCAAAGAGAACCAACTGGACAGGAATGGCCAGAGACCGGTGGCGACAGAGACGTTTATGAGCAGTGGCATGGACTTAG GATTGGTGAAAGAACGAGACCGGCTGAAGGATAAGAAACAAACGGACTTCCTTCGCGTTAAactgaagaaaaagaagaagaaaaagaaggccAAGTCTG ATGAGGATAGCATCAGTGATTGGTCAACTGACAGCTGTGGGTGGAGTGATGATGAGCAGGGGGCGGAGCTGGACGTCACTACTCCACCCCTGAATCTGGGCTCTGTTGCCTTGGAGACGGGCGCTCAGGAGATTGTGCGTTGCGTCTGTGAGGTGGGAGAGGAAAACGATTTCATGATACAG TGTGAGGAGTGTCTGTGCTGGCAGCATGGCACCTGCATGGGCCTCCTGGAGGAGAACGTCCCTGACAAATACGCTTGCTACGTCTGCCGAGACCCACCAG GTCAGAGGCAGAGCCTGCGGTACTGGTATGATCGTGATTGGCTGAGCAGGGGTCACATGTACGGTCTGTCCTTCCTGGATGAAAACTACTCCCACCAGAATGCAAAGAAGATTGCAGCTACACACCAGTTACTAGGAGACGTCCACCGTGTGGTAGAGGTGCTCAATGGCCTGCAGCTCAAGATGAGCATCCTACA TACCCAAACCCACCCGGACTTGCGGCTGTGGTGCCAGCCCTGGAAGCGGGCAGAGAGGCCCTGGAGGAGAGACGGCTCGGGGACGGGCACTGACGCAGCACCGTCTCCAGCGCCAACAGACGAGGGCTCAGAGAGGGACCACAAGAGTCTTGCGCGTGGGGGAGCAGAAGCTCTGATGTCAGCCGCCATGGAGAAGCTCAGTCGAGCCTCCTCTTCCGCCTTCTCGCCATACCAGTCGTTCCAGGACTCGTACATTATGAGTGAGCACTGCTACCAGAAGCCGCGGGCGTACTACCCTGCGGTGGAGCAGAGGCTGGTTGTGGAGACCACACGGAGGGGCTCTGAGCTGGAGGACAGCCTGAGGAGTACTGAGGACCTCCTGGAGAGAGAGCAGCGCTATGGAGGCATGCTAGAGACAGCCAGGCCCAAAGcccacacacacctgaacacacacaccaag GGTTCAGATGTTGGTCGCTGGGGCCAGGCCGAGgtgaagatggagggaggggacggAGACGGCAGTAGCCAACAGCACCAGTGGCAGATCAACCTGCTGGATCACATAGATGCCGTACAGGAAGAGGTCACTCACAGGATGGACTTCATTGAGAGGGAGCTGGATG TGTTGGAGAGTTGGCTGGACTACACAGGGGAGCTGGAGCCCCCAGAGCCTCTGGCCCGCCTGCCTCAGCTTAAACACAGCATGAAGCTGCTGCTAACAGAGCTGGCTAAGGTGCAGCAGATTGCCCTGTGTTGCTCCACATGA
- the LOC139413377 gene encoding PHD finger protein 20-like isoform X1, with the protein MEYAQSLYTKQEVDVGMMSKTPPNRRGITFEVGATLEARDTLKNWYPANIEKIDYSDEKILIHYRQWSHRYDEWFDWTSPYLRPVERIQLRRQGLLDDDPIPGFHVNDKVLASWSDCRFYPAKVLAVNKDASYTVKFYDGVVQTVKGIHVKPFVRERGGGKTRSAERNGVRKHQNGRERRPQENIPKNKRARRSTSDLEGDSETEDNNEVDEWDKREGQEKTKRKDGEVDVTKESPPAIKQEEHTEQHAGQNDLRDHMTATVGPNGVKVEEDRGQKVEEDRGQKVEEDRGQSEERSTHNLNGGIKEVEMETEYTVLSSPNEPKSSTESPNQMSTLTGPVSIPLPSALSTNDGVEQKAASQPESSKSAPLDLPVKPIRKQGFHNPNRFSREPLYRVIKNQPPPVLSINLDHNPFKCSAVGCTKSFRKAKLLHYHMKYYHGEDQQLEDDLSPTRSVQTQASEKHPFPTTLESPKRRRTISASMHSTVHSPIRTPPSPRSEAKTMSRRRSVPPAVSTEPTQSQQQRALLREKSKENQLDRNGQRPVATETFMSSGMDLGLVKERDRLKDKKQTDFLRVKLKKKKKKKKAKSDEDSISDWSTDSCGWSDDEQGAELDVTTPPLNLGSVALETGAQEIVRCVCEVGEENDFMIQCEECLCWQHGTCMGLLEENVPDKYACYVCRDPPGQRQSLRYWYDRDWLSRGHMYGLSFLDENYSHQNAKKIAATHQLLGDVHRVVEVLNGLQLKMSILHTQTHPDLRLWCQPWKRAERPWRRDGSGTGTDAAPSPAPTDEGSERDHKSLARGGAEALMSAAMEKLSRASSSAFSPYQSFQDSYIMSEHCYQKPRAYYPAVEQRLVVETTRRGSELEDSLRSTEDLLEREQRYGGMLETARPKAHTHLNTHTKGSDVGRWGQAEVKMEGGDGDGSSQQHQWQINLLDHIDAVQEEVTHRMDFIERELDVLESWLDYTGELEPPEPLARLPQLKHSMKLLLTELAKVQQIALCCST; encoded by the exons ATGGAATATGCTCAAAGTCTCTACACAAAG CAGGAGGTGGATGTGGGCATGATGAGCAAGACACCCCCTAACAGAAGAGGGATAACCTTTGAGGTGGGAGCAACACTAGAGGCCAGAGACACCCTCAAAAACTG GTATCCGGCCAACATAGAGAAGATTGACTATAGTGATGAGAAGATCCTGATCCACTACCGTCAGTGGAGCCACCGCTATGATGAGTGGTTTGACTGGACCAGCCCCTACCTGAGACCTGTAGAGAGAATCCAGCTGAGACGACAGGGACTGCTGGACGACGATCCTATCCCT GGATTTCATGTGAATGACAAGGTCCTCGCCAGTTGGTCTGATTGCCGCTTCTACCCTGCCAAGGTCTTAGCAGTCAATAAAGATG CATCTTACACCGTGAAGTTTTATGATGGAGTCGTCCAGACAGTGAAGGGGATCCACGTGAAGCCTTTTGTCAGAGAG agaggaggagggaagactCGGTCTGCTGAGAGGAATGGAGTCAGGAAGCACCAGAATGGCAGAGAACGGAGGCCTCAGGAAAACATCCCCAAGAATAAAAGGGCCAGACGCAGTACCTCTGAcctggagggagacagtgagactGAGGATAATAATGAGGTTGATGAATGGGAcaagagggagggacaggagaAGACCAAGAGGAAGGACGGTGAGGTGGACGTCACCAAAGAGAGTCCACCCGCGATTAAGCAGGAGGAGCATACAGAGCAGCATGCAGGACAGAACGACCTCCGGGATCACATGACAGCCACTGTGGGCCCAAACGGAGTGAAGGTGGAAGAAGACCGAGGACAGAAGGTGGAAGAAGACAGAGGACAGAAGGTGGAAGAAGACCGAGGACAGAGTGAGGAGAGGTCTACTCATAATTTAAATGGAGGGATAAAAGAGGTGGAAATGGAAACTGAGTACACAGTCCTGAGCTCACCAAATGAACCTAAGTCATCCACTGAGTCACCCAATCAGATGTCAACACTGACAGGGCCAGTGTCTATCCCATTACCCTCAGCTTTGTCCACCAATGACGGAGTGGAGCAGAAGGCAGCGAGCCAACCGGAGAGCTCAAAATCTGCACCACTGGACCTCCCAGTGAAAC CAATAAGGAAGCAGGGTTTTCACAACCCCAACAGATTCagcagagagccat TGTACAGAGTGATCAAAAACCAGCCTCCCCCAGTCCTGTCCATCAACTTGGACCACAACCCGTTTAAATGCAGCGCTGTGGGTTGCACCAAGTCGTTCCGCAAGGCCAAGCTGCTTCACTACCACATGAAGTACTACCACGGAGAGGACCAGCAGCTAGAGGATGACCTCAGCCCCACCAGGAGCGTCCAGACGCAGGCCTCAGAGAAGCACCCCTTCCCTACCACTCTGGAGAGTCCTAAGAGGAGACGCACCATCTCTGCCTCAATGC ACTCCACTGTGCACAGTCCTATCAGAACTCCCCCGTCTCCACGTAGTGAGGCAAAGACAATGAGCAGACGCAGGTCAGTGCCACCTGCTGTCAGCACAGAGCCAACACAGAGCCAGCAGCAGAGGGCGCTGCTGAGGGAGAAGAGCAAAGAGAACCAACTGGACAGGAATGGCCAGAGACCGGTGGCGACAGAGACGTTTATGAGCAGTGGCATGGACTTAG GATTGGTGAAAGAACGAGACCGGCTGAAGGATAAGAAACAAACGGACTTCCTTCGCGTTAAactgaagaaaaagaagaagaaaaagaaggccAAGTCTG ATGAGGATAGCATCAGTGATTGGTCAACTGACAGCTGTGGGTGGAGTGATGATGAGCAGGGGGCGGAGCTGGACGTCACTACTCCACCCCTGAATCTGGGCTCTGTTGCCTTGGAGACGGGCGCTCAGGAGATTGTGCGTTGCGTCTGTGAGGTGGGAGAGGAAAACGATTTCATGATACAG TGTGAGGAGTGTCTGTGCTGGCAGCATGGCACCTGCATGGGCCTCCTGGAGGAGAACGTCCCTGACAAATACGCTTGCTACGTCTGCCGAGACCCACCAG GTCAGAGGCAGAGCCTGCGGTACTGGTATGATCGTGATTGGCTGAGCAGGGGTCACATGTACGGTCTGTCCTTCCTGGATGAAAACTACTCCCACCAGAATGCAAAGAAGATTGCAGCTACACACCAGTTACTAGGAGACGTCCACCGTGTGGTAGAGGTGCTCAATGGCCTGCAGCTCAAGATGAGCATCCTACA TACCCAAACCCACCCGGACTTGCGGCTGTGGTGCCAGCCCTGGAAGCGGGCAGAGAGGCCCTGGAGGAGAGACGGCTCGGGGACGGGCACTGACGCAGCACCGTCTCCAGCGCCAACAGACGAGGGCTCAGAGAGGGACCACAAGAGTCTTGCGCGTGGGGGAGCAGAAGCTCTGATGTCAGCCGCCATGGAGAAGCTCAGTCGAGCCTCCTCTTCCGCCTTCTCGCCATACCAGTCGTTCCAGGACTCGTACATTATGAGTGAGCACTGCTACCAGAAGCCGCGGGCGTACTACCCTGCGGTGGAGCAGAGGCTGGTTGTGGAGACCACACGGAGGGGCTCTGAGCTGGAGGACAGCCTGAGGAGTACTGAGGACCTCCTGGAGAGAGAGCAGCGCTATGGAGGCATGCTAGAGACAGCCAGGCCCAAAGcccacacacacctgaacacacacaccaag GGTTCAGATGTTGGTCGCTGGGGCCAGGCCGAGgtgaagatggagggaggggacggAGACGGCAGTAGCCAACAGCACCAGTGGCAGATCAACCTGCTGGATCACATAGATGCCGTACAGGAAGAGGTCACTCACAGGATGGACTTCATTGAGAGGGAGCTGGATG TGTTGGAGAGTTGGCTGGACTACACAGGGGAGCTGGAGCCCCCAGAGCCTCTGGCCCGCCTGCCTCAGCTTAAACACAGCATGAAGCTGCTGCTAACAGAGCTGGCTAAGGTGCAGCAGATTGCCCTGTGTTGCTCCACATGA